A window of Bacteroidota bacterium contains these coding sequences:
- a CDS encoding endonuclease domain-containing protein — protein sequence MMKRGMFYKADPLIFAKAKELRNKTTAEENVFWLRLKETFAGYKFRRQHPISNYIVDFYCHKLKLVIEIDGPIHEQGDVKENDTRRQNDLENLNLTILRFTNAQIKLEIEKVLTIISELINSQEPGKPHV from the coding sequence ATGATGAAAAGGGGAATGTTTTATAAAGCAGATCCATTAATTTTTGCCAAGGCAAAGGAATTACGAAATAAAACGACTGCAGAAGAAAATGTGTTTTGGCTTCGATTAAAGGAAACATTTGCTGGTTATAAATTTAGACGACAACATCCCATCTCAAATTATATAGTAGATTTTTATTGCCATAAGCTAAAACTAGTTATTGAAATTGATGGCCCAATTCATGAACAAGGGGATGTAAAAGAAAATGACACCAGAAGACAAAATGATTTAGAGAATTTAAACCTTACGATATTACGATTTACAAATGCTCAAATAAAACTGGAAATCGAAAAGGTGTTGACGATAATATCAGAATTAATAAACAGCCAGGAACCAGGAAAGCCTCATGTCTAA
- the ychF gene encoding redox-regulated ATPase YchF encodes MGLQAGIVGLPNVGKSTLFNAVSNSAKAQASNYRFCTIEPNVGLVDVPDPRLNKLAELVKPNRIVPTQLEIVDIAGLVKGASKGEGLGNKFLANIREVDAIIHVIRCFEDENVLRDEGAINPVGDKDIIDTELQLKDLDGVEKKIQKTEKQIKLDPKFKAELEILIRCKEHLEKGRSIRELQLDKEEKVAIADLFLLTDKPVLYVANVDEASMHTGNKYSEALKEAVKNEKAEVIIMNNSIEAQISELESAEDKELFMDEYKMKEPALDRLIHATYKLLGLYTYFTAGVQEVRAWTIHEGWKAPQAASVIHTDFEKGFIKAEVIGYDDYIQYGSESACREVGKLRIEGKEYPVKDGDVMHFRFNV; translated from the coding sequence ATGGGACTTCAAGCAGGTATTGTAGGATTACCGAATGTTGGAAAATCAACTTTGTTTAATGCTGTAAGCAACAGTGCTAAAGCACAGGCAAGTAATTATCGTTTCTGTACCATCGAACCTAATGTTGGTTTGGTAGATGTACCAGATCCGCGTTTAAATAAACTAGCTGAACTGGTAAAGCCTAACCGAATCGTACCTACGCAACTTGAAATAGTTGATATCGCAGGATTGGTAAAAGGAGCCAGTAAAGGTGAAGGACTCGGAAATAAATTCCTTGCTAATATCCGGGAAGTTGATGCTATTATTCATGTGATCCGTTGCTTCGAAGATGAAAATGTTTTGCGTGATGAAGGCGCCATTAACCCTGTTGGTGATAAAGATATAATCGATACAGAACTGCAATTGAAAGACCTTGATGGTGTTGAAAAGAAAATTCAGAAAACAGAAAAGCAAATAAAGCTGGATCCGAAATTCAAGGCTGAACTGGAAATATTGATAAGATGTAAAGAACATTTGGAAAAAGGAAGAAGCATCCGTGAATTGCAATTAGACAAAGAAGAAAAAGTGGCGATAGCTGATCTATTCCTGCTGACAGATAAACCGGTTTTATATGTGGCTAATGTAGATGAAGCTTCAATGCATACCGGGAATAAATATTCTGAAGCATTGAAAGAGGCTGTTAAGAACGAGAAAGCAGAAGTTATTATCATGAATAATTCTATCGAAGCACAAATATCTGAACTGGAGAGTGCAGAGGACAAAGAATTATTTATGGACGAATATAAAATGAAAGAACCTGCATTGGACAGGTTGATACATGCAACCTATAAATTACTCGGCCTCTATACATATTTCACTGCCGGTGTGCAGGAAGTAAGGGCTTGGACAATTCATGAAGGATGGAAAGCTCCTCAAGCTGCCAGTGTTATTCATACCGATTTTGAAAAAGGATTTATTAAAGCCGAAGTGATAGGCTATGATGATTATATACAATATGGTTCCGAATCTGCCTGTCGCGAAGTAGGTAAATTAAGAATAGAAGGAAAGGAATATCCCGTAAAAGATGGTGATGTGATGCATTTCAGGTTTAATGTATAA